One Streptomyces mobaraensis NBRC 13819 = DSM 40847 DNA segment encodes these proteins:
- a CDS encoding Crp/Fnr family transcriptional regulator, with translation MDGKRERHDPALGVTFTRLAGEPLWKRLLDEGRPRRHRAGETLLRQGDTGTHVLALVEGVVKVTRVERDGRIRVLAFRGAGDVVGEAAVLERNERRLASVSAIGDVTVVVVEGRRFRVFVERHDLSPVLTRHALTRLRQSDRARGGCCSRERVAQALLALAEAAYGERTGDGAHLSVTRTELGQYLGVSRNTVSTALSEIGTPVVTAERGVVVVHDLDALRAAAAVTDGSYADA, from the coding sequence ATGGACGGAAAGAGGGAGCGGCACGACCCGGCGCTGGGCGTCACCTTCACCCGGTTGGCCGGCGAGCCGTTGTGGAAGCGGCTGCTCGACGAGGGGCGGCCGCGCCGGCACCGCGCCGGCGAGACGCTGCTGCGCCAGGGCGACACCGGTACGCACGTCCTCGCCCTGGTCGAGGGCGTGGTCAAGGTGACCCGGGTGGAACGGGACGGCCGGATACGCGTGTTGGCGTTCCGGGGCGCCGGCGACGTGGTGGGCGAGGCCGCGGTGCTGGAGCGGAACGAGCGGCGGCTGGCGTCCGTGTCGGCCATAGGAGACGTCACGGTCGTCGTGGTGGAGGGGCGCCGGTTCCGGGTCTTCGTCGAACGGCACGACCTGTCGCCGGTCCTCACCCGGCACGCCCTGACCCGGCTGCGGCAGTCCGACCGCGCCCGTGGCGGCTGCTGTTCGCGGGAGCGGGTCGCCCAGGCGCTGCTCGCCCTCGCCGAGGCGGCGTACGGCGAGCGGACCGGCGACGGGGCGCACCTGTCGGTCACCCGCACCGAACTCGGCCAGTACCTCGGGGTGTCCCGCAACACCGTCAGCACGGCCTTGTCCGAGATCGGCACCCCGGTGGTCACCGCCGAGCGCGGCGTTGTCGTCGTCCACGACCTCGACGCCCTGCGGGCGGCGGCCGCCGTGACGGACGGGTCGTACGCGGACGCGTGA